A window from Chrysemys picta bellii isolate R12L10 chromosome 2, ASM1138683v2, whole genome shotgun sequence encodes these proteins:
- the LOC101950886 gene encoding induced myeloid leukemia cell differentiation protein Mcl-1 homolog, producing the protein MPKAWNRQITLRNTARIRMTSRLTAVLGAAKNIEPLTVEVLIGHYLREAAELSGPGGKKCDKRLLSGPRGAGPAAMEKALKTLRRVGDGIIEKQMITFQGMLRKLDIKHEEDLKSVTAVASHIFNDGVTNWGRIVTLISFGAFVAKHLKSINQENCINTLAGIITDVLVTGKRHWLVNQRGWEGFVEFFRVEDLEGSSIRNVLVAFAGLGASLAYMMR; encoded by the exons atgccgaaggcgtGGAACCGGCAGATCACCCTCAGAAACACAGCCCGTATCCGCATGAccagccgcctgactgccgtgcttggggcagcaaaaaacatagagccgctgACGGTGG AAGTGCTCATCGGCCACTACCTGCGGGAGGCTGCGGAGCTCAGCGGGCCCGGCGGCAAGAAGTGCGACAAGCGGCTGCTGAGCGGGCCACGGGGAGCGGGCCCCGCCGCCATGGAGAAGGCGCTGAAGACGCTGCGGAGGGTCGGCGACGGCATCATTGAGAAGCAGATGATCACCTTCCAAGGGATGCTTCGGAAGCTAGACATCAAGCATGAGGAGGATCTGAAGTCAGTAACTGCCGTTGCATCCCATATTTTCAATGATGGGGTAACAAACTGGGGTAGAATTGTGACACTCATCTCTTTTGGTGCCTTTGTTGCAAAACACCTGAAGAGCATAAACCAGGAGAATTGCATCAACACACTAGCAGGGATCATCACAGATGTGCTTGTCACAGGCAAACGACATTGGTTAGTTAACCAAAGAGGCTGGGAGGGATTTGTTGAATTCTTCCGTGTAGAGGATCTAGAAGGTAGCAGCATCAGGAATGTTCTGGTGGCTTTTGCTGGACTGGGAGCATCCTTGGCCTACATGATGCGATGA